Proteins encoded in a region of the Neodiprion virginianus isolate iyNeoVirg1 chromosome 2, iyNeoVirg1.1, whole genome shotgun sequence genome:
- the LOC124297270 gene encoding protein ABHD13 isoform X3, which translates to MSLRIRLARSRPIRLLGGIAKKCWAFSGAYVLACFLLYWLYGGIFAFFLLCFAITGILYHTEDKLLYHPELPPHSRVYVPAPSMFSLPYQSVYTRSGDGTMLHMFFISQTEEKAKKVPTLLFFHGNAGNMGHRLQNVARLYRKLGCNILMLEYRGYGLSQGSPSEEGLYMDARAGLDYLSTRTDINNDEIIVFGRSLGGGVAIDLAMRPDYAKKIWCLILENTFTSIPDMASLLIGSKILQYLPLFIYKNKYMSLQKIGSVTVPTLFISGLADTLVPPL; encoded by the exons ATGTCCCTTCGCATCAGATTAGCTCGTAGTCGACCCATCAGACTACTTGGCGGTATAGCTAAGAAGTGTTGGGCATTTTCTGGAGCTTATGTACTGGCCTGTTTCCTCCTCTATTGGCTTTACGGTGGAatctttgcattttttcttctgtgCTTTGCTATCACAG GTATCTTGTATCACACGGAGGACAAACTTCTCTATCATCCCGAATTACCTCCACATTCACGAGTCTACGTTCCTGCTCCGTCCATGTTTAGCTTGCCTTACCAAAGTGTGTATACCAGATCGGGAGATGGGACAATGTTGCACATGTTTTTTATATCGCAGACAGAAGAAAAGGCCAAGAAGGTGCCtacgcttttattttttcacggaAACGCCGGCAACATGGGACACAG ACTTCAGAATGTCGCAAGGTTATACCGTAAATTGGGATGTAATATACTTATGTTAGAGTATAGAGGATACGGATTATCTCAAGGCTCTCCATCCGAAGAAGGCCTTTACATGGACGCCAGAGCCGGACTAGATTATTTGTCCACTCGAACTGACATCAATAACGATGAAATTATAGTTTTTGGAAGATCTTtgg GCGGTGGCGTGGCTATTGATTTGGCGATGAGGCCagattatgcaaaaaaaatttggtgcCTCATTTTAGAAAATACTTTTACCAGTATACCGGATATGGCATCACTGCTCATTGGCTCTAAGATCCTTCAGTACCTTCCGTTATTTATCTATAAAAATAAG TATATGTCACTacaaaaaattggctctgtCACGGTACCTACGTTATTTATCTCCGGCCTAGCGGACACTCTGGTACCGCC tctttaa
- the LOC124297270 gene encoding protein ABHD13 isoform X1, giving the protein MSLRIRLARSRPIRLLGGIAKKCWAFSGAYVLACFLLYWLYGGIFAFFLLCFAITGILYHTEDKLLYHPELPPHSRVYVPAPSMFSLPYQSVYTRSGDGTMLHMFFISQTEEKAKKVPTLLFFHGNAGNMGHRLQNVARLYRKLGCNILMLEYRGYGLSQGSPSEEGLYMDARAGLDYLSTRTDINNDEIIVFGRSLGGGVAIDLAMRPDYAKKIWCLILENTFTSIPDMASLLIGSKILQYLPLFIYKNKYMSLQKIGSVTVPTLFISGLADTLVPPKMMTELYERCGSSYKGMLRVPSGTHNETWNQSGYYTSISTFLNQLRENPPPRVATNHWQIDHV; this is encoded by the exons ATGTCCCTTCGCATCAGATTAGCTCGTAGTCGACCCATCAGACTACTTGGCGGTATAGCTAAGAAGTGTTGGGCATTTTCTGGAGCTTATGTACTGGCCTGTTTCCTCCTCTATTGGCTTTACGGTGGAatctttgcattttttcttctgtgCTTTGCTATCACAG GTATCTTGTATCACACGGAGGACAAACTTCTCTATCATCCCGAATTACCTCCACATTCACGAGTCTACGTTCCTGCTCCGTCCATGTTTAGCTTGCCTTACCAAAGTGTGTATACCAGATCGGGAGATGGGACAATGTTGCACATGTTTTTTATATCGCAGACAGAAGAAAAGGCCAAGAAGGTGCCtacgcttttattttttcacggaAACGCCGGCAACATGGGACACAG ACTTCAGAATGTCGCAAGGTTATACCGTAAATTGGGATGTAATATACTTATGTTAGAGTATAGAGGATACGGATTATCTCAAGGCTCTCCATCCGAAGAAGGCCTTTACATGGACGCCAGAGCCGGACTAGATTATTTGTCCACTCGAACTGACATCAATAACGATGAAATTATAGTTTTTGGAAGATCTTtgg GCGGTGGCGTGGCTATTGATTTGGCGATGAGGCCagattatgcaaaaaaaatttggtgcCTCATTTTAGAAAATACTTTTACCAGTATACCGGATATGGCATCACTGCTCATTGGCTCTAAGATCCTTCAGTACCTTCCGTTATTTATCTATAAAAATAAG TATATGTCACTacaaaaaattggctctgtCACGGTACCTACGTTATTTATCTCCGGCCTAGCGGACACTCTGGTACCGCCCAAAATGATGACTGAATTATACGAACGTTGCGGAAGCTCGTACAAAGGGATGCTCAGAGTGCCTAGCGGGACTCACAACGAGACGTGGAATCAGTCTGGGTACTATACCAGTATATCCACGTTTCTCAATCAACTAAGAGAAAATCCTCCACCCAGAGTAGCAACGAACCATTGGCAGATAGACCACGTGTAA
- the LOC124297270 gene encoding protein ABHD13 isoform X2 encodes MSLRIRLARSRPIRLLGGIAKKCWAFSGAYVLACFLLYWLYGGIFAFFLLCFAITGILYHTEDKLLYHPELPPHSRVYVPAPSMFSLPYQSVYTRSGDGTMLHMFFISQTEEKAKKVPTLLFFHGNAGNMGHRLQNVARLYRKLGCNILMLEYRGYGLSQGSPSEEGLYMDARAGLDYLSTRTDINNDEIIVFGRSLGGGVAIDLAMRPDYAKKIWCLILENTFTSIPDMASLLIGSKILQYLPLFIYKNKVRVQILIVMLNGDTKYLLHISYFFSSICHYKKLALSRYLRYLSPA; translated from the exons ATGTCCCTTCGCATCAGATTAGCTCGTAGTCGACCCATCAGACTACTTGGCGGTATAGCTAAGAAGTGTTGGGCATTTTCTGGAGCTTATGTACTGGCCTGTTTCCTCCTCTATTGGCTTTACGGTGGAatctttgcattttttcttctgtgCTTTGCTATCACAG GTATCTTGTATCACACGGAGGACAAACTTCTCTATCATCCCGAATTACCTCCACATTCACGAGTCTACGTTCCTGCTCCGTCCATGTTTAGCTTGCCTTACCAAAGTGTGTATACCAGATCGGGAGATGGGACAATGTTGCACATGTTTTTTATATCGCAGACAGAAGAAAAGGCCAAGAAGGTGCCtacgcttttattttttcacggaAACGCCGGCAACATGGGACACAG ACTTCAGAATGTCGCAAGGTTATACCGTAAATTGGGATGTAATATACTTATGTTAGAGTATAGAGGATACGGATTATCTCAAGGCTCTCCATCCGAAGAAGGCCTTTACATGGACGCCAGAGCCGGACTAGATTATTTGTCCACTCGAACTGACATCAATAACGATGAAATTATAGTTTTTGGAAGATCTTtgg GCGGTGGCGTGGCTATTGATTTGGCGATGAGGCCagattatgcaaaaaaaatttggtgcCTCATTTTAGAAAATACTTTTACCAGTATACCGGATATGGCATCACTGCTCATTGGCTCTAAGATCCTTCAGTACCTTCCGTTATTTATCTATAAAAATAAGGTACGTGTACAAATATTAATTGTAATGCTCAATGGAGATACAAAATATCTTTTAcatatttcttatttcttctcTAGTATATGTCACTacaaaaaattggctctgtCACGGTACCTACGTTATTTATCTCCGGCCTAG
- the LOC124297264 gene encoding leucine-rich repeat-containing protein 15-like has product MKGHRYWNFVGLLLVICNLHGSAECSMCETCICSSTDSAWIVNCQGKRLEDNNHHRFDLLMFDEQPHLSVLNLAENGMNFLPTDMFTNLVNLKTLNLSGNRLQEIPENAFDQLWSLVDLDLSRNNLTALPERMITKITNLQRLNLSQNQLSVLDPDLKLLTNLTWLDVSHNNIQSLENGSLQSLTQLEHLDLSFNRIDSLGENNVIHLTQLATLILNNNRLVYLSPHELPVSITNLNAGYNMITNVPETLNNLQKLDMEYNEIVELNDNLSLLNRAKSLNFSGNKLTDFPNVKFEKLETLDLSFNKLSVVPETLTSENIPELSTLVISGNPIRELKFNTKLNLEWLIAQSLELVESIEEDAFSNLDNERSEGCLNLIISQNKRLTKIDANAFRDVNLCLLDLSSNNLSSISPGLIKMQNNTGLLKYGVNLQSNPFHCDCTLQWMLVDLVPKLYDAYPQLLDDLKCASPPDKKYMRMLHWYKWKDQVFCEDSQILVSKVVVEAAGVMSQSSETIKIESSTGMLAALIGAVVVLSMLVTVGIVLARRIAIKRSRKNRRF; this is encoded by the exons ATGAAAGGGCATCGCTACTGGAATTTCGTTGGATTGCTGCTTGTTATATGCAACTTGCACGGATCGGCGGAATGCAGTATGTGCGAAACGTGCATTTGCTCTAGCACAG ATTCTGCTTGGATCGTAAATTGCCAAGGTAAACGACTGGAGGATAATAACCATCATCGCTTCGACTTATTAATGTTCGACGAACAGCCTCATCTCAGTGTTTTGAACCTGGCTGAAAATGGAATGAACTTTCTGCCAACGGACATGTTTAcaaatttggtaaatttaaaaactctaaACCTGTCAGGAAATCGTCTCCAAGAAATACCAGAGAATGCTTTTGACCAGCTTTGGTCTCTCGTCGATCTAGACTTGTCACGCAATAACCTGACTGCTCTACCGGAGAGAATGATCaccaaaataacaaatttGCAACGACTGAATTTGAGCCAGAATCAATTAAGCGTTCTAGATCCAGACCTGAAATTACTGACCAATCTAACATGGCTGGACGTCTCTCATAACAATATACAGAGCTTGGAAAATGGCTCGCTTCAATCTTTAACGCAGTTAGAACATCTGGATCTATCGTTCAATCGGATCGATTCGCTTGGAGAGAACAATGTGATACACTTGACGCAGCTTGCAACTTTGATTCTGAACAACAATCGTTTGGTCTATCTTTCTCCTCACGAGCTTCCAGTTTCCATAACTAATCTGAACGCCGGCTACAACATGATTACAAATGTACCTGAAACGTTGAATAATCTGCAAAAACTCGATATGGAATACAATGAAATAGTTGAGCTTAATGATAATTTGTCCTTGCTGAATCGAGCGAAGAGCCTTAATTTCAGCGGCAACAAGCTAACTGACTTTCCAAATGTCAAATTTGAGAAGCTGGAGACGCTAGACTTGTCATTCAACAAATTATCCGTGGTTCCAGAAACACTAACGAGTGAAAATATACCAGAGCTAAGCACTCTAGTGATCAGTGGAAATCCTATAAgagaattgaaattcaacaCTAAACTGAACCTCGAATGGTTGATCGCCCAATCGTTAGAGCTGGTCGAAAGCATCGAGGAAGATGCTTTTTCAAATCTTGATAACGAAAGATCGGAGGGTTGTTTGAACTTGATAATATCTCAAAACAAACGACTAACAAAAATAGACGCGAATGCTTTCAGAGACGTGAATCTTTGCTTG TTAGATCTGAGCAGCAACAATCTGAGCAGCATTTCGCCAGGTTTGATAAAAATGCAGAACAATACGGGCTTGTTAAAGTACGGCGTCAACTTACAGAGCAATCCGTTTCACTGCGATTGTACCCTGCAATGGATGCTGGTAGATCTGGTCCCAAAGCTCTACGACGCGTACCCCCAGCTTCTGGATGATCTGAA ATGTGCTTCACCGCCGGACAAGAAATACATGAGAATGCTACATTGGTACAAGTGGAAGGATCAAGTATTTTGCGAAGACTCACAAATCCTTGTGTCTAAGGTTGTCGTTGAAGCAGCCGGAGTTATGAGTCAAAGTAGCGAAACAATTAAAATAGAATCCAGCACGGGAATGTTAGCTGCATTGATTGGTGCCGTTGTCGTTTTATCAATGTTGGTTACAGTTGGTATTGTTTTAGCTCGACGAATAGCGATAAAAAGATCGCgaaaaaatcgaagattttAA
- the LOC124297271 gene encoding DNA polymerase delta subunit 3-like, protein MISTTIDTYLETLTGYIFDDDKLVTYKWLSKELGLHVNLAKQILWQFWKEHEERERVLATFTLIGYLVDGVLRVEVVKEEDLASAKRKFKKLTAEHLYSLQRALPDVELLALTGNGDHRQGAIVCKEIIARSGEELNELRWGCKLSGKVSDEKSAKLASTKPDSKKEKNFFSKVTKTPQAFDASKKEAAKDVDNVVAGRGRKRQGSDEPEMGGKRQRRKCDPTSNPSGESSVNEDEGEDETMRNCILEGETPSVNVGNKVSPPMYKVENGKTKVRKVVDKTFTDENGYFVTKKKYVYESSSDKEEDPPKVEAPQPKSAAPKDNNRKQASLLNFFKKP, encoded by the exons ATGATTTCAACGACGATTGATACGTACTTGGAGACGTTGACTGGATACATATTTGACGACGACAAATTG GTAACGTACAAATGGTTGAGCAAGGAGCTGGGACTCCACGTCAACTTGGCAAAGCAAATATTATGGCAATTTTGGAAGGAGCACGAAGAGCGAGAAAGAGTCCTGGCCACCTTTACTCTGATCGGTTACCTGGTCGACGGTGTTCTACGAGTGGAGGTAGTCAAGGAAGAAGATCTGGCATCCGCGAAGCGAAAGTTTAAAAAGCTGACGGCGGAGCATCTGTACAGTTTGCAAAGAGCGCTACCAGACGTGGAGTTGCTGGCTTTAACTGGGAACGGGGATCATCGACAGGGTGCAATTGTTTGCAAAGAAATAATCGCCCGCAGCGGAGAAGAACTGAACGAGCTAAGATGGGGCTGCAAATTGTCGGGCAAAGTGTCTGATGAAAAATCGGCAAAGTTAGCTTCAACCAAGCCGGATtcgaagaaggagaaaaatttcttcagcAAAGTAACAAAAACACCACAGGCTTTTGACGCCTCGAAGAAAGAGGCGGCCAAAGACGTTGACAATGTTGTCGCCGGTCGTGGCCGGAAACGTCAAGGTTCCGATGAGCCCGAGATGGGTGGTAAAAGACAGAGGCGGAAATGTGATCCAACTTCTAATCCCAGCGGAGAGTCGAGCGTTAACGAGGACGAGGGTGAGGACGAAACGATGCGTAATTGTATTCTGGAGGGTGAAACTCCCTCGGTAAATGTTGGGAATAAAGTATCCCCGCCAATGTATAAGGTGGAAAATGGTAAAACGAAGGTACGGAAGGTAGTTGACAAAACTTTTACCGATGAAAACGGCTATTTTGTtacgaaaaagaaatacgtCTACGAAAGTTCTTCAGACAAAGAAGAAGACCCCCCAAAAGTCGAAGCGCCGCAACCCAAATCCGCAGCTCCGAAAGACAATAATCGTAAGCAAGCCAGCCTGTTGAATTTCTTTAAAAAGCCTTAA
- the LOC124297260 gene encoding transmembrane channel-like protein, producing MQAQSEKNINNEQDSRENSSGDPSPQKGSSITDRARSRGRRKEPPGILRLDSTSRSPRYNIAAPLLAPQVVPSSPQPSVDRLSVTFAITDEPSNPASREVVFRDQKSQLEFIIEPLPSLVNNREVEMRRVPAVADCTEEIGEEDDYSASASAIIQRRASLRRPSRRKRRSSSPFNAEAEGGVRRRSSAFTTSSGETAISVDEGGTQEQIFENLKLHKEVLSGVKQQPWPLRRKIKLVQQAKSYVRRHEGVLQERLAQNRSTRDVIARASILFNKYWQYFRREFVNLQTWLIPWELRIKEIESHFGSAVASYFIFLRWLFWINLVIAATLAAFVAVPQMVTADKEHDGERKMLDEEIEDSKNLLTLWEFEGVLKYSAFFYGWYTNRNSGSSYNIPLAYFLVNLVVYIYSFVAILRKMAENSRMSKLSEKEDECGFTWKLFTGWDFMIGNPETAHNRIASIVLGFKEALLEEAEKQKVERNWKTVIVRTFVNLAVAFLLALSAWAVVLVVARSEEPEAESSWWRQNEITVVIALISFVFPMFFEILGIFENYHPRKQLRFQLARIMVLNLLNLYSLIFALFGKINSMTKQLTALRHNVTKTLTDPRNSTSRRCCRVFCTNFTMPVTTAASLSLGLLTTITSQNTTAGLITSDGTPMVAQALTNNVSPLTNDISLTVPESITTSSTPTTTDYYDYSDYETNDTDFVENDEVGTELNSTEEEPPVTVTIDNNEVNTSTSTNQESIDEILNFTDSSTTDSTSATYSSSTVDQNFTGILVDFTGTTTSSTTNSLPSTETSPVSTTSNVIDRKCTVDEMTVDHLGSDKPTHKETKDCWYQCCEPEKKAEETDSPVPNTTQMDINERKKLRRLCWETMFGQELTKLTVMDLVLTVLSTLGMDFFRAVFVRHMNNIWCWDLEKQFPQYGDFKIAENILHLVNNQGMVWMGMFFSPGLPTLNVIKIGILMYLRSWAVLTCNVPHEIVFRASRSNNFYLALLLTMLFLCVLPVGYAVVRVEPSWHCGPFSDQPIMYSLITNSLKSALPKDFAIILDYIASPGIVIPLIVLMALIIYYMVSLTGSLREANNDLKIQLRQERTEERRKMFQIVEKRQEIQDAPFVRWKKILPVLPTNKTAGVVVIEEGTAANVTLQRKELRKQSAASEAGEATDVEQDSLPHDPGMVMPEVVVDVDPNNKKHVKQIKNRSCSSGSVREGDSMGSQGSDYGVIPKIRISGTGSATEIEHHSSPGRTSATSVESQSRAGPSKTSSSEAKPEAE from the exons ATGCAGGCTCAATCGGAGAAAAACATTAACAACGAACAGGATTCCAGGGAAAATTCTTCCGGAGATCCTTCACCGCAGAAAGGATCTTCCATTACCGATCGCGCGAGGAGTCGCGGAAGGCGTAAGGAACCCCCGGGAATCCTTCGCCTCGACAGCACATCGCGTTCGCCACGATACAACATCGCCGCTCCTCTTCTTGCGCCACAG GTGGTTCCGTCCTCTCCGCAACCCTCCGTAGATCGGCTTTCCGTAACATTCGCCATCACCGACGAACCGAGCAACCCCGCTTCTCGAGAAGTCGTTTTCAGGGACCAGAAGTCTCAGCTGGAATTCATCATCGAGCCTCTACCTTCTCTGGTGAACAACAGGGAAGTTGAAATGCGCCGCGTACCCGCAGTCGCAG ACTGCACGGAGGAAATCGGGGAAGAAGACGACTACTCGGCATCAGCCAGCGCGATTATCCAACGCCGAGCATCTCTGCGACGTCCCAGTAGGCGAAAGAGACGATCATCGTCGCCGTTCAACGCGGAAGCCGAGGGTGGAGTGAGGCGTCGGTCTTCCGCGTTCACGACCAGCTCTGGAGA AACGGCCATCTCCGTCGATGAGGGTGGTACGCAGGAACAGATATTCGAGAATCTCAAACTGCACAAGGAGGTCTTGAGCGGGGTCAAGCAACAGCCTTGGCCACTCAGACGCAAAATAAAGCTGGTGCAGCAGGCCAAGTCCTACGTGAGGCGACACGAAGGCGTTCTTCAGGAAAGGCTGGCGCAGAACCGAAGTACCCGCGACGTGATTGCCCGGGCTTCAATCCTGTTCAACAAG tactGGCAATATTTTCGTCGAGAATTCGTGAACCTTCAGACATGGCTGATACCGTGGGAGCTGCGCATCAAAGAAATAGAATCCCACTTTGGATCAGCCGTTGCTTCGTACTTTATATTTCTTCGTTGGCTCTTCTGGATCAATCTGGTCATCGCGGCAACGTTAGCAGCGTTTGTAGCTGTGCCGCAG ATGGTAACTGCCGATAAGGAACACGATGGCGAAAGGAAAATGCTCGACGAGGAAATTGAGGACTCCAAAAACTTGCTTACCCTGTGGGAATTCGAGGGCGTGTTGAAGTACTCTGCCTTTTTTTACGGCTGGTACACAAACCGGAACTCCGGAAGTAGTTATAATATTCCTCTGGCCTACTTCCTGGTCAATCTGGTCGTCTACATTTACAGCTTCGTCGCGATACTTCGAAA GATGGCGGAAAATTCCCGAATGAGCAAGCTCTCCGAGAAGGAAGACGAGTGTGGTTTCACGTGGAAGCTTTTCACCGGGTGGGATTTCATGATTGGGAATCCAGAGACCGCGCACAACCGAATCGCCAGTATAGTCCTTGGCTTCAAAGAGGCGCTCCTGGAAGAGGCCGAGAAGCAGAAGGTTGAACGGAA TTGGAAAACCGTGATCGTAAGAACTTTCGTCAATCTTGCCGTGGCCTTCTTACTCGCGTTGTCTGCCTGGGCAGTGGTTCTAGTTGTGGCGCGTTCCGAGGAGCCGGAGGCAGAATCAAGCTGGTGGAGACAGAATGAAATCACGGTTGTAATAGCACTGATATCATTCGTATTTCCAATGTTTTTCGAAATACTTGGCATCTTCGAGAATTACCATCCCCGAAAACAGCTTCGCTTCCAACTTGCACG GATAATGGTGCTGAATCTACTCAATTTATACTCTCTAATATTCGCCCTATTCGGAAAGATAAACAGCATG ACCAAACAGCTCACAGCCCTGCGACATAACGTGACCAAAACCTTGACGGATCCGAGGAACTCTACAAGTCGACGATGCTGTCGAGTATTCTGCACAAACTTCACGATGCCTGTGACTACAGCTGCCTCTTTAAGTCTCGGCCTCTTAACAACTATAACATCTCAAAACACGACCGCTGGGTTAATTACTAGCGATGGAACCCCCATGGTTGCCCAAGCCTTGACGAATAACGTTAGTCCGCTGACAAATGACATCAGTCTGACAGTCCCGGAATCGATAACTACATCGAGTACCCCGACGACGACAGATTATTACGACTACTCCGATTACGAAACCAACGACACGGACTTTGTAGAAAATGATGAGGTAGGAACCGAGCTCAACTCGACGGAAGAAGAACCGCCGGTCACGGTTACGATAGACAACAACGAAGTAAACACTTCAACTTCAACGAATCAAGAATCCATTGACGAAATACTAAATTTCACTGACTCATCGACAACGGACTCAACGTCAGCTACTTATTCAAGCTCTACGGTAGACCAGAATTTCACCGGCATTTTGGTCGACTTTACTGGAACCACAACGTCGAGTACTACCAACAGTTTACCTTCCACCGAAACTTCCCCTGTCTCTACTACTAGTAATGTAATCGACAGGAAATGTACCGTTGACGAGATGACTGTAGATCATTTGGGAAGCGACAAACCGACACATAAGGAAACCAAAGATTGCTGGTATCAGTGCTGCGAACCAGAGAAAAAAGCagaagaaacag ATTCACCTGTACCAAATACAACACAGATGGATATTAATGAGCGCAAAAAGCTGCGCCGTTTGTGTTGGGAAACGATGTTCGGTCAGGAACTGACTAAGCTAACGGTCATGGATTTG GTACTCACCGTACTATCCACCCTGGGTATGGACTTTTTTCGGGCAGTTTTCGTACGGCACATGAACAACATATGGTGCTGGGACCTCGAAAAGCAGTTCCCGCAATACGGCGACTTTAAAATAgccgaaaatattttacacctTGTTAACAACCAGGGAATGGTGTGGATGGGGATGTTCTTCAGCCCAGGATTACCGACCCTAAACGTAATCAAGATCGGAATATTGATGTACCTCCGGTCCTGGGCGGTCCTGACCTGCAACGTGCCACACGAAATCGTCTTCAGAGCTTCGAG ATCCAACAACTTTTATCTGGCTCTACTCCTGACGATGCTTTTCCTATGCGTCTTACCAGTAGGCTATGCAGTCGTTCGGGTTGAACCGTCCTGGCACTGCGGACCATTCTCTGACCAGCCGATAATGTACAGCTTGATCACAAATAGTCTCAAGTCGGCATTACCCAAAGATTTTGCCAT AATCCTGGACTATATAGCATCACCGGGAATTGTCATTCCGTTGATAGTGCTCATGGCGTTGATCATATACTACATGGTCTCCTTGACGGGATCTCTGCGGGAGGCAAACAACGATTTGAAG ATTCAGCTACGTCAAGAACGCACCGAGGAAAgacgaaaaatgtttcaaattgtGGAGAAGAGGCAAGAAATTCAGGATGCCCCGTTTGttaggtggaaaaaaattcttccagTCCTACCGACGAACAAGACGGCAGGGGTCGTTGTGATCGAAGAGG GAACTGCTGCAAATGTCACCCTACAACGTAAAGAATTAAGAAAACAATCCGCAGCCTCCGAAGCTGGGGAAGCGACTGACGTTGAACAGGACTCATTGCCGCACGATCCTGGTATGGTGATGCCAGAAGTAGTCGTCGACGTCGATccgaacaacaaaaaacacgTCAAACAGATTAAAAACCG GAGTTGTTCGAGTGGCTCGGTGAGGGAAGGAGATTCCATGGGGTCACAGGGTAGCGATTATGGGGTGATaccgaaaattcgtatcagcGGAACCGGGAGCGCGACAGAAATTGAACATCACTCAAGTCCTGGTAGAACTTCCGCCACTTCTGTAGAGTCTCAGAGCCGAGCAGGTCCTTCGAAAACTTCGTCTTCTGAAGCGAAGCCTGAAGCGGAATGA